One Rhodothermales bacterium genomic window carries:
- a CDS encoding DUF6368 family protein, protein MGLRARILLPRPLSEKHVAILEQGLRTISTDFEPGLFDEEGWDFSLTNGYPIRIRYRGPARRLYMSFYTNETLIDEQEADMIGAGFGWKPTYAFTVGSYETEPCDHHLLGGLTLILAEKLRGLVDYCGYLTPGRVTDPKRQKDMNLARLRGRLCIVNGYFQYHVSDPLFLRSWLQHPGFMMI, encoded by the coding sequence ATGGGACTTCGCGCGCGCATCCTGCTCCCCAGACCGCTTTCCGAGAAACACGTCGCCATCCTCGAGCAGGGACTTCGTACGATCAGCACCGACTTCGAGCCCGGCCTGTTCGACGAGGAGGGGTGGGACTTCTCTCTGACCAACGGGTACCCGATTCGCATCCGGTACCGGGGGCCGGCTCGCCGGCTCTACATGAGCTTCTACACCAACGAAACCCTGATCGACGAACAGGAAGCCGACATGATCGGCGCCGGCTTCGGCTGGAAACCCACCTACGCCTTTACCGTCGGCTCCTACGAAACCGAGCCCTGCGACCACCACCTCCTCGGCGGCCTCACCCTCATCCTGGCCGAAAAACTGCGCGGCCTCGTCGACTACTGCGGCTACCTTACCCCCGGCCGCGTCACCGATCCCAAACGCCAGAAAGACATGAATCTGGCCCGCCTCCGCGGCCGGCTCTGCATCGTCAACGGCTACTTCCAGTATCACGTCTCGGACCCGCTCTTCCTCCGGTCGTGGCTCCAGCATCCGGGGTTTATGATGATATAG
- a CDS encoding cupin domain-containing protein, which translates to MLHPDLLRFVTRDDIQIEEAPWGPHHWLCRPGLTDAQDLLLVRVHMPAGKAHQFHRHPAMEEIIYVVSGVAEQWVDDAFRILQAGEIAHIPKDVVHATYNAGDEPLVFLAILSPAIFEGPAVVDMCQEEPWRSLKTPVIYP; encoded by the coding sequence ATGCTCCACCCCGACCTCCTGCGGTTTGTCACCCGGGACGACATTCAGATTGAAGAAGCGCCCTGGGGGCCGCACCACTGGCTCTGCCGGCCCGGCCTCACGGACGCGCAGGACTTGCTGCTCGTCCGCGTCCACATGCCCGCCGGCAAAGCGCATCAGTTCCACCGCCATCCCGCCATGGAGGAGATCATCTACGTCGTTTCCGGCGTCGCGGAGCAATGGGTGGATGATGCGTTCCGCATCCTCCAGGCCGGCGAAATCGCCCACATCCCGAAGGATGTAGTCCACGCCACCTACAACGCCGGCGACGAGCCGCTCGTCTTCCTGGCCATCCTTTCCCCGGCGATTTTTGAAGGGCCGGCTGTGGTGGATATGTGTCAGGAAGAACCCTGGCGCTCGCTCAAGACGCCGGTCATCTACCCGTGA
- a CDS encoding DUF533 domain-containing protein — protein sequence MELTLEKRDAIATLCLMAAFADGQKDDNERDRIKEIFDSLGAGFSPSLYTRVVLGQADINAAADTLDAPALRTLAYEMAVGVCDADGATTGDEKAFLERLSTALGLDAAASRAFLAQGDALATLPLDSAEPVPAVASTGPAGALKDDPILDALILKYAVINGGLELLPQSLASMAIIPLQMKLVYSVGQHYGYALDQGHIRELLATVGVGMTSQVVENFARKIVGGVLKGTLGKMGSAATGAAVTFASTYAVGHVARSYYSAGRKLEPETLKRMFSEHVERGKALFTSHQPAVEASARNTDVGSLLKMVRG from the coding sequence ATGGAGCTTACGCTGGAGAAACGAGACGCGATCGCCACCCTGTGCCTCATGGCCGCTTTTGCCGACGGCCAGAAAGACGACAACGAGCGGGACCGCATCAAGGAGATCTTCGACAGCCTCGGCGCCGGCTTCTCGCCATCCCTGTACACCCGCGTCGTCCTCGGCCAGGCCGATATCAACGCCGCGGCCGATACGCTCGACGCGCCGGCGCTACGGACCCTCGCCTACGAAATGGCCGTCGGTGTCTGCGATGCAGATGGCGCGACTACTGGCGACGAAAAGGCTTTTCTGGAACGTCTCAGCACGGCTCTCGGACTCGACGCCGCCGCCTCGCGCGCCTTCCTGGCGCAGGGCGACGCCCTGGCGACGCTCCCGCTCGACAGCGCGGAACCCGTGCCGGCCGTGGCCTCAACCGGTCCGGCCGGCGCCCTGAAGGACGATCCAATCCTCGATGCCCTCATTCTGAAATACGCCGTCATCAACGGCGGGCTGGAGCTCCTGCCGCAGTCCCTCGCCTCGATGGCCATCATCCCACTCCAGATGAAGCTCGTCTACAGCGTGGGGCAACACTATGGCTACGCGTTGGATCAGGGTCACATCCGCGAGTTGCTGGCGACGGTAGGTGTGGGGATGACCTCACAGGTCGTCGAGAACTTCGCGCGCAAGATCGTCGGCGGGGTGTTGAAGGGGACGCTGGGCAAGATGGGCAGCGCGGCAACCGGGGCGGCGGTGACGTTTGCGTCCACGTACGCCGTGGGGCACGTGGCGCGGTCGTATTACAGCGCCGGCCGGAAGCTGGAGCCGGAGACGCTCAAACGGATGTTCAGCGAACACGTCGAACGCGGCAAGGCCCTGTTCACCAGCCACCAGCCGGCCGTCGAAGCCAGCGCGCGGAATACGGACGTGGGGTCGTTGCTGAAGATGGTGCGAGGGTAA
- a CDS encoding sugar phosphate isomerase/epimerase, which produces MSMNRRNFLHRTAGLAAASLFTPQLLHAHIPAPIPGGKIAFQTWVVREQIAQDFVGTMKKMVAHGYSGIELCSPPSYEKSGFAPLLKYSGKELKRILDGEGIHCESSHYNFAELRDHLPERIAFAKDMGYTQMVASSLGLGKEATMDDWKKAADTMNRLGEQTKAAGIQLGFHNHHGEFEKIDGTLIYDVLLERFDTDLVKLQFQVAVVNIGYKAADYFRAHPGRFISAHLADWSPAKESAVAIGEGVVDWKDFFDAAKVGGLNNVYVEMDPAVLPASASYLKKMG; this is translated from the coding sequence ATGAGCATGAATCGCCGCAATTTCCTCCATCGCACCGCCGGCCTCGCCGCTGCGTCGCTCTTTACGCCCCAGTTGCTCCATGCGCACATTCCCGCGCCGATCCCCGGCGGGAAGATCGCGTTCCAGACCTGGGTGGTGCGGGAGCAGATCGCGCAGGACTTTGTCGGCACCATGAAAAAGATGGTCGCCCACGGATACAGCGGCATCGAGCTGTGTTCGCCCCCCAGCTACGAAAAATCCGGCTTCGCGCCGCTCCTCAAGTACTCCGGCAAGGAGTTAAAACGCATCCTGGATGGGGAGGGGATCCACTGCGAAAGCAGCCACTACAACTTCGCCGAGTTGCGGGACCATCTGCCCGAGCGGATCGCCTTCGCGAAGGATATGGGCTACACCCAGATGGTGGCGTCGAGCCTCGGCCTGGGCAAAGAAGCCACGATGGACGACTGGAAAAAGGCCGCCGACACGATGAACCGCCTCGGCGAACAGACGAAGGCCGCCGGCATCCAGCTCGGCTTCCACAACCACCATGGCGAGTTCGAAAAGATCGACGGGACGCTCATTTACGACGTCCTCCTCGAACGCTTCGACACGGACCTTGTCAAGCTCCAGTTCCAGGTCGCCGTCGTCAACATCGGCTACAAGGCGGCCGACTATTTCCGGGCGCACCCCGGCCGGTTCATCTCGGCGCACCTGGCGGACTGGTCGCCGGCGAAGGAGTCCGCGGTCGCCATTGGCGAGGGCGTCGTAGACTGGAAGGATTTCTTCGACGCCGCGAAGGTCGGGGGCCTGAACAATGTCTATGTGGAGATGGATCCCGCCGTGTTGCCGGCCAGCGCCTCCTACCTGAAAAAGATGGGGTGA
- a CDS encoding T9SS type A sorting domain-containing protein encodes MATHTTKNRSIAFLLRLSALLFPFFAFVTTTQAQRVAFNEETAQTTDVIDFENVAPGSNLEVGPLFSGGSFGPITLISRSPLSVFGVPTILDSACPGDVCSGDEYDLGTPNETFGGPGRGIGGEKGQLYANDSGQGHVFIFHDTRVSGLDDPNSTNAPALHILNFPHPITIHSITAVDIDEDDFVIFRLCSAPVCDRFAEDSNMTPFRAPVTGKNGKAVVITDAGDMGKGTPGVVSMTIRTQGSVALDDITFSIEQESAPASSLTAYPNPFNPSTTIRFSIEEQGYVQLMVYDVLGREVRRLVDSVQDSGSHEVTFSSGDLPSGTYLYRLETPDGALTQRMLLLK; translated from the coding sequence ATGGCTACGCATACAACGAAAAACCGGTCGATTGCCTTTCTGCTGAGATTATCTGCCCTTTTGTTTCCATTCTTCGCCTTTGTAACAACAACGCAAGCGCAACGAGTTGCATTCAATGAGGAGACGGCCCAAACGACTGATGTCATCGATTTTGAGAATGTTGCTCCTGGCTCCAATCTAGAAGTAGGGCCTCTCTTTTCAGGCGGCAGTTTCGGCCCGATTACGCTGATCAGCCGCTCCCCTCTTTCTGTTTTTGGGGTACCTACGATCCTAGACTCAGCCTGCCCGGGTGATGTGTGCAGTGGTGATGAATACGACCTCGGGACTCCGAATGAAACCTTCGGCGGCCCGGGAAGAGGCATAGGTGGGGAGAAGGGTCAGTTGTATGCAAACGATTCAGGACAGGGACACGTCTTCATTTTTCATGATACGCGCGTATCGGGCTTGGATGATCCGAACAGCACGAATGCCCCGGCCCTACACATACTCAATTTCCCTCACCCTATCACAATACACAGCATCACCGCAGTTGATATCGATGAAGACGATTTTGTGATTTTCCGGCTCTGTTCCGCTCCCGTGTGCGATCGCTTTGCGGAGGATAGTAACATGACTCCGTTCAGGGCACCGGTAACGGGTAAGAACGGCAAAGCCGTCGTGATCACGGACGCCGGCGACATGGGCAAGGGCACGCCGGGAGTCGTCAGTATGACGATACGGACGCAAGGGTCTGTTGCGCTCGATGACATCACGTTCAGCATAGAACAGGAATCAGCACCCGCGAGCTCTTTAACGGCCTATCCCAATCCCTTCAACCCCTCGACGACTATTCGCTTCTCCATAGAAGAGCAGGGCTATGTCCAGCTCATGGTCTATGACGTGTTGGGCCGGGAAGTCCGGCGCCTTGTGGATAGTGTCCAGGATTCCGGCAGCCACGAGGTCACATTCTCTTCTGGCGATCTGCCAAGCGGCACGTATCTGTATCGATTGGAAACGCCCGATGGCGCATTGACCCAGAGGATGCTGTTGTTGAAGTAA
- a CDS encoding type II toxin-antitoxin system VapC family toxin has protein sequence MLLDSNIIIYAALPENEWLRRFIAEQAPSVSAVSMVETLGYHRLTEHEQRLLEEFFLVAEVLPISPGVLELAIHLRRQQSMALGDSLIAATALHWGRVLVTRNVKDFEWVEGLRLFNPFEGK, from the coding sequence GTGCTCCTCGATAGCAACATAATCATTTATGCCGCCCTTCCTGAAAACGAGTGGCTGAGGCGTTTTATCGCTGAACAGGCCCCGTCGGTATCGGCTGTGAGCATGGTGGAGACACTTGGATATCACCGTCTCACCGAGCACGAGCAACGTTTATTGGAGGAGTTCTTCTTGGTTGCCGAAGTACTTCCTATCTCACCGGGTGTCCTGGAATTGGCGATTCATCTGCGAAGGCAACAATCCATGGCGCTTGGTGATTCGCTCATTGCAGCTACGGCGCTCCATTGGGGAAGGGTGTTAGTGACGCGTAATGTAAAGGATTTTGAATGGGTAGAAGGATTGCGACTTTTTAACCCATTCGAAGGCAAATAG
- a CDS encoding right-handed parallel beta-helix repeat-containing protein, which yields MKRIVMLCCLAGLIMPGCTDTLPVETGGSIVAESGAEGNNAAEKTLDELLSSGTVVEVPAGSVDALADAIASAGSGGVVLLKSGLHHESGTVEINHTVTLVGETGATLISDTTPEFTTGIMDPALLIYGAPDVVVRDFKIIPKGDVGGTALWVEDSPNMVMSHMTILEHERGVIIQHSDHVSIRHNKIVSSTRWQTGDLGFTEGVLVVNGNFAIIEHNDVSDALVGIFVSDRKGLIANNNTHGNLIGIVLCNHPVTLATPGGDLVGSEVNATLWMVRDNYSHDNLDTGYLVVDGANKNYLVNNRGGNNAKYDIELAGDSNRFGFFTPTSRETIVNTQKYNDMVVKDCGVDDKITGGQLVDLSIDPCY from the coding sequence ATGAAAAGGATAGTGATGCTCTGTTGCCTGGCAGGGTTGATTATGCCGGGCTGTACGGACACGTTACCTGTAGAAACCGGCGGCAGCATTGTTGCCGAGTCCGGTGCGGAAGGAAATAATGCAGCGGAAAAAACGCTGGACGAGCTACTTTCGAGCGGCACAGTCGTGGAAGTCCCGGCCGGCTCGGTCGATGCGCTAGCAGACGCCATTGCGTCCGCGGGATCAGGCGGTGTCGTCCTGCTGAAATCGGGCCTGCATCATGAGTCGGGCACCGTCGAAATCAACCACACCGTGACCCTTGTTGGTGAAACTGGAGCGACGCTCATCTCTGATACCACCCCGGAATTCACAACGGGAATCATGGATCCTGCGTTGTTGATCTACGGCGCCCCCGATGTCGTCGTTCGTGATTTCAAAATCATCCCGAAAGGCGATGTCGGCGGCACGGCACTTTGGGTCGAGGATTCCCCGAACATGGTGATGAGCCATATGACCATCCTCGAGCACGAGCGGGGGGTGATCATTCAGCACAGCGATCACGTGTCCATCAGGCACAATAAAATCGTCAGTTCAACACGCTGGCAAACCGGCGATCTCGGCTTCACGGAGGGCGTGCTGGTAGTCAATGGCAATTTCGCCATCATCGAACACAACGATGTCTCAGATGCCCTGGTCGGTATTTTTGTCAGCGATCGGAAAGGCTTGATCGCGAACAATAACACCCATGGGAATTTAATAGGCATCGTATTATGCAATCACCCGGTTACGCTGGCCACACCGGGTGGAGACCTCGTCGGCTCCGAGGTGAATGCAACCCTGTGGATGGTGCGCGACAACTACTCTCACGACAACCTGGACACCGGCTATCTCGTCGTGGACGGCGCCAATAAGAACTACCTCGTCAACAATCGGGGAGGCAATAACGCCAAGTACGATATCGAACTGGCCGGTGATTCCAATCGCTTTGGCTTCTTTACGCCCACTTCTCGCGAAACGATAGTTAATACCCAGAAATACAACGACATGGTCGTGAAAGACTGCGGCGTAGACGACAAGATCACGGGCGGCCAGCTGGTCGATCTTTCGATCGATCCTTGTTATTGA